One region of Eupeodes corollae chromosome 1, idEupCoro1.1, whole genome shotgun sequence genomic DNA includes:
- the LOC129939503 gene encoding uncharacterized protein LOC129939503 — translation MVSKVGYIQKKKTLNNNSNYRRSIKQTKEKVSRRCTCIFFLLLGNQLLESMTSSDRVPAELDCSHLGKQWPSWKRTFLMYMMATGKNEESETKKIATFLWLIGPAAMEIYTTLFPNDGTTDGILGNQNAVAPGNEQAGEGENQAEERQSRTLEEIIIAFDRYCIPKKNVTMETFKFNQILQKEKQSFTDFETEIRKQIQFCEFGCACGVSYEEKMIKDRIIIGVYDKKLQLKLLDGRDESLQNVISVCKAFEAANANKVLLDRGAIAQKAYSVEQQQISAINRRCYNCGDDFTPSHLRSCKANGVTCRCCGKQGHYQRLCKSKGKQGEQTGYHKENKKPDNYNKGKPSVHSLQYWGDSSE, via the exons ATGGTGTCAAAAGTGggatacatacaaaaaaaaaaaacactcaataaCAACAGCAACTACCGGAGGagtattaaacaaacaaaagaaaaagtatcgCGTCGCTGtacgtgtattttttttttgttacttggAAATCAACTTTTAGAATCAATGACGTCATCTGACCGCGTGCCTGCTGAGCTAGATTGCTCACATTTGGGGAAACAGTGGCCAAGCTGGAAACGTACATTTCTAATGTACATGATGGCCACAGGAAAAAACGAGGaaagcgaaacaaaaaaaattgcaacatTCCTATGGCTTATAGGTCCAGCTGCAATGGAAATTTATACCACGTTGTTCCCAAATGATGGCACAACTGATGGAATACTGGGAAATCAAAATGCTGTGGCTCCAGGAAACGAACAAGCAGGCGAAGGCGAGAATCAAGCAGAAGAGCGACAGTCACGCACACTTGAGGAAATCATAATTGCTTTCGACCGCtactgcattccaaaaaaaaatgtaacaatggAGACATTCAAGTTCAACCAAATATTGCAGAAAGAGAAGCAGTCATTCACTGACTTCGAAACTGAAATCAGGAAACAAATTCAGTTCTGCGAATTTGGTTGTGCTTGTGGTGTCTCCTACgaagaaaaaatgataaagGACAGAATCATCATCGGGGTCTATGACAAAAAGCTGCAGCTTAAGCTCCTGGATGGGAGGGATGAATCACTGCAAAACGTGATTTCAGTTTGCAAGGCGTTCGAGGCAGCAAATGCTAACAAAGTTTTGCTTGATAGAGGTGCCATCGCTCAAAAGGCATACAGTGTGGAACAACAACAAATCAGCGCTATAAATCGACGATGCTACAACTGTGGGGACGACTTCACTCCTTCACATCTTAGAAGCTGCAAAGCAAACGGGGTAACTTGTCGATGTTGTGGAAAGCAGGGGCACTATCAAAGGTTGTGCAAATCAAAAGGAAAACAAGGGGAGCAAACTGGATAtcataaggaaaacaaaaagccAGACAACTACAATAAAGGAAAGCCTTCGGTTCACTCTTTGCAATACTGGGGTGACTCATCAG AATAA